ACCTGAACCGCACGCGTAGCGTCGGTTTAAGTACGGCTATTTACCTGAACTTAAGAGATATTTTAATGTTTGGATTGATCTAAATACTTGAAGGTATAAATGGTGCCCGGGGCCGGACTTGAACCGGCACGTCCTTACGAACGAGGGATTTTAAATCCCTTGTGTCTACCAATTTCACCACCCGGGCATCGGGGGGATACTTACAAAAATTGTAAGTTGGTAATATTAAAGCATTTTAAATTTTTGAATACACATATACATGAATGTATAAAATGGTGCCCGGGGCCGGACTTGAACCGGCACGTCCTTACGAACGAGGGATTTTAAATCCCTTGTGTCTACCAATTTCACCACCCGGGCATCGAGGGGTACTTGCTAAATTAACAAGCTGGTATTACTAAAGCAATAATGGAGGCGGAACCCGGAGTCGAACCGAGGTCCACGGATTTGCAATCCGCTGCATAGCCATTCTGCCATTCCGCCATAGCTTTTATCATAAAACAAAAATACTTTATTTTATAAAAATTTGGAGCGGGAAACGAGATTCGAACTCGCGACCCCAACCTTGGCAAGGTTGTGCTCTACCACTGAGCTATTCCCGCTTCGTTTATTGCGCACCCTGTGCGACTTATTTAGGTTGTAACATAATTAAATGTTACTTTGAAATACATCCTGTTATTCACCATTCGAGTAAACTTAACCCGTTTTTTACTTAGTTTTCTTGGTAACTTTGACTAACGTTTTTGCGTTTTGTCTTGCTCTCCTCAAACTGTGGGGGCATTCTACATCGACAATCAGAAGTGTCAACAACAAAAAGTATCTTTTTGAACTGACTGGCTGAATTTTAAACCGAAAGCGCTAAAAACAGACAATTTGATTTTTTTGTAGCCAACTAATTAACTGTTTTTTTGATCTTTCCATGCCGCCATAGTGTATTCGAGCATAGACCAAAAAGATAAAATAGCAGCAAAATACAATAAACCATAACCTAGGCTTACCCAATAAATAGGGACCCCCATAAAATATTCTAGTTCAGACAGCAAACCAATTAGAGCTAACATTTGTGCCATCGTTTTTGCTTTGCCGGTGAAATTAACTTTTACTAAGTCTTGTTTACCTTGCTGCCCCATCCATTCTCGTAATGCCGAGATATAAATTTCTCGAAACATTAATAACACAGCAGGAATAGTGATCCACAGGCTGGCGTAACTATGAGTAATTAATAATAACGCCGCGGCAACTATCAGTTTATCGGCTACAGGGTCTAAGAAAGCCCCAAAAGCAGTGGTTTGATTAAGTTTTCGGGCAAGGTAGCCGTCAAACCAATCAGTTATAGCAGCAAACCAGAAAATAAAAGCTCCTGCTTGGTGAGCCCATTTCCAATCTAAAAAATAAACCACTACAAACACTGGGATCAGTAACACTCTGACCATGGTAATAATATTAGGAATTGTCCACATTTACTCGTCTCAGTATTTCTTTGTTATATATTTTAAATATTCATTATCGCTATTAACCCATAAGCAGGCTTTTTTTCATAGCTCAATTATGAATATGTTCATAAATTGTATCTGCTAATTCAACACTAATGCCAGGTACTTTGGCAATTTCGTTTTTACTCGCTTGTAATACTCCGTGTAAGCCTCCCATGTATTTTAATAAACTTTGGCGACGCTTAGCGCCCACTCCAGGTATAGATTGTAATTTAGATGTTGTCTTTTCTTTCTGACGTCTCTGTCTGTGACCTGTAATCGCAAAACGGTGGCTCTCATCACGAATATGTTGAATAAGATGTAACGCAGGGTTATCTGATTGCATAGGAATAGTAGCGCGACTGCCAGCCAAAATCAGGGTTTCAAGGCCAGCTTTACGACTGGTACCTTTTGCGACACCAATTAATAAAGGTTTTTTCGCGTGTTTCCAATCAGCAAAATATTCTTCAGCTTGGGTCAATTGACCTTTACCACCATCAATAAATAAAATATCCGGAATTTTACTCTCTTCTTTAACATTACGGTAACGACGAGCTAACGCTTGGGCCATAGCGGCATAATCATCGCCTGGGGTAATGCCCTCGATATTAAATTTTCGATAATCGGTTTTATAGGGCCCTTCCCTATTAAACACTACACATGAGGCAACAGTTTGTTGCCCAGAGGTATGGCTGATGTCAAAACATTCCATGCGTTGTATTGGGGTTTCAAATTGAAGAATTTTTTCTAACTCTAGATACCGGGCAAACACAGACTTTTGATGATTTTGTCGAGATTCTAGTGCGGTATCGGCATTAGTATTGGCCAAGTCTAAATATTTGCGTTTTTCATCTCGGACGCCTTTAAAAAATTGAATTTTTCGGCCAGCCTCTGCAGTCAGTAGAGCTTCGATAGAGGTTTGCTCTTCTATCGCGCAAGGGATAACAATTTGTTGGGGGATTAGTTTATTGCCAGCTAAATAAAATTGTAAGATAAAAGATTGAAATACTTCTTCGGCAGTTGATTCACTGGGTACTTTGGGATAAAAACTTTTACTACCCAATAGTTTGTTGTCACGAATAAACAACCCTTGAATACAGGCTATCCCATTACGATAGGCAAACCCGAAGACATCCATTTCTTGTTGTTCACCACTGACCCACTGCTGCTCTTGAACTTTATTCAGAGCAGAAATTTGATCACGATAACGAGCGGCAGCTTCAAACTTTAATGTTTGGCTGGCTTGTTCCATTTTGCTAATTAGAGAATCGATTACTTGTTTATTTTTACCCTTTAAAAATAATCTAGCTAGTTCTACCTGCTGATTATAATCTTCATCACTAATATATCCTTCAACACAAGGTGCTGAACATCTCTGCAATTGGTGCTGTAAACATGGGCGAGTTCTGGCTCGATAATAGCTGTCTTCACATTGGCGAATGGGAAATAATTTTTGCATGGTATTTAAACTTTCACGCACAGCCCATGCACTAGGGTAAGGACCAAAATATTCACCTTTGTGTTTTTTCGGTCCTCTATGATTACTTAACCTAGGATGAGTATGTGCAGACAAAAAGATGAAGGGGTAACCTTTGTCATCACGCAATAAAACGTTGTATCTAGGCTTATATTTTTTGATAAAATTGTTTTCAAGAATAAAAGCTTCGGTTTCGCTATGTACAACAGTGACGTCCATTTCGACAATTTGTTTAACTAAAGTACGGGTTTTAGCACTGTCAACTTTGTCTCTGAAATAACTAGCCACACGTTTTTTAAGGTTTTTCGCTTTACCTACATAGATGACTTCTTCTTTCTGGTTGTACATCCGGTACACACCAGGTTGATGAGTCAAATGTTTTAGAAAGGATTGGTAGTCAAACGGTTCTGGAGTACTCATTTAAAATGTCTAAATTACAGCATTTCTGATTGGATAAGTTTGTGCCTTAAAGCTAGATGAGTTAGCTCTACATCTGTGCTTATATTTAATTTTTCAAACAAACGATAACGGTAAGTATTCACAGTTTTGGCACTTATATTCAAATAAACTGCTATGTCTGGTACTTTTGCCCCTTTTGTCAACATCATGGTAATTTCTAACTCTCTATCAGAAAGGGCTTCGAACGGGTTACCACTTTGTAAATTGAGTTGACCTATTGCAATTTGTTGGGCTATATCTGGTGATACATATTTTTGTCCAGAATGTACTTTATAAATAGCTCGGATCATTTCATTAGGATCAGAGTCTTTGGTCAGATAACCATAAGCACCTATTTGCATGACTTTTGCTGGAATCGGGTTTTCTTTGTGCACTGATAAAACAATCACTCGTGTGTCTTCCGAGAAACGTAAAATCTGTTTAGTTGCTTCAATGCCGCCCATACCAGGCATACTCATATCCATTAGCACTAAATCAGGAGCATTGGCTCGACAAAATTTTACAGCATCTTCGCCATTGGTAGCTTCACCGACCACATCAAAATCGTCTACATCTTCCAGTATTCGTCTTATACCAGTTCGAACTAATTCATGATCATCAACTAACAATAGTTTAATCAAAGTACGGCCTTTTTTGTTGCTTTTGTTTAACTAATGAATACAGCATTAAGATAAATATTAGCGATATAAATGTTCACTTAGTCTATTCCAACCTTGAATAGTATCAGCTAATCCTTGCCCTATGTTATATGCATAACAGCGTTTAACTTTACAACCAATCAGCCAACGATCTCGGCATCCGGGAATGCGTTCAGGTTTTGTGGGCATGCCTCCACATCGACAACCTATTGGGGTATATCTAACTTGTGCTTTGGCACTTAAATTACTTCTTTTTCTTTTTAGCAGTTTCATAATTGATATTTTTTACAACTGTCAATTCAGCAACCAGCATAAATCATTAATTAAAAAAGCCAAAGAAAAACCCGACAACTAAAGCTAGTTTTGCCACAAAACCTGCATAAATAGTGATTATTTACACAAAATATTATGACATTTGTTATCGGCAGTATAAAAATACAGCAACTATGGTTTACTAAGGAATATGTAGAATAACTAAAGGATGGGATCACATGCGGTTTTGATGGTGGCAAAACATTCTACTTCTTTATTTAACACCATAGGCGCCACTTTATTTGCAAAAGATTTAAAATGCTCTGACACTAAATGCAATGTAAAGTCTTGTTTACTGGCGTAAATTTCATATAAATAAATCAAACTTGCTTTGTCTTCTGCATGACACACATCAAACTGTAAGCAGTTTTCTTCAAGGGTTAAAGAATCTTCTGCTTGTTTTAGCATCAACTCGGTGAATTCTGTTAGTTGACTCGGTTCAACATCAAATTTTACTGTGACTACGTACATTTTATTTTCCTAGATAACCAATTAAGAGATAGTTTTATTTTTTAAATTTATTCAGTAAAAAATTAATTTGTTCAGCCGTTAACGTATTGGCATTCTCATTTTTTAATAATAAAGCTAATTTACAACTTTCTTCCAATTCTTCCATGCCATAAACACAAGACTCAACAGTTTCGGCAGACACTATAGGCCCATGATTAGCCATAATTATGCCTGCATGCTTAGCCGCAACTTTACCTACAGATTCAGCTAAAGCATCATCACCTGGGGCAAAATAAGGCACCATGGCAATAGGCCCTAAACGCATGGTTAAATAAGGGGTAAAGGTAGGGACAACATTACTGTTATCTGTTGCAGATATGCAAGACAAAGCTGTCGCATAAGTCGAATGCAAATGTATGATACATCGATCATTAGGTCTTTGATCGTACATAGCTTTATGTAATCTGAATTCTTTTGATGGAGGTAACCCTTTTAATAGAGTGCCATCTAATCCAACAACCGATAACTCCTCTGCATTTAAAAAGCCAAAGCAGGTATTCGTGGGTGTCATCACCCAAGCGTTTTCTATCCTGACACTCATATTGGCAGACGCGCCAGATGTTAATCCACGGTCGAATATTGACTTTGCAAAAGCGACAATTTGTTGTTTGGCAGTGTGTTCGTCTAAGAACATGTTAATTTCCCCTTGGCTTTTTGAAAAAAGTCTGTTTGACCAAAATTTCCTGATTTTAAAACTAAATGAATTGGGTTGTCTTCTACCGTTTGTACAATTGGCACACTAGGTACTATGCTCGAGCCTATTTCAAAAACAGTTATATCTAAAGCTTTAACCACAGCACCAGAGGTTTCTCCTCCCGCAACTATTATATTTTTGACATTTTGTTGTTTGGCAATTATGGCTAACTGGCAAAAAAATTGCTCAACCATCTCAGCAGCCGCTTCCCTGCCTAACTCCGCATGCACTTTTTGAACACTCAAAGCATCAGCGCTGGCGTAAATGATTGGACTAGCAGGCAGATTATCTAACATCCATTGACTGACAGTTTCAATACTCTGCTGACCGGTATAAATGTCTATTGGATTTAATTGTAATGATGGATGCTGTTGTTTATATGTAGCGACTTGTTTTTGGGTCATAGCAGAACAACTACCACTAAAAATAACCACAGGTTTATCACTTAAAGGTCCAGCATCTTGCTGTTGTGCAAGTTTACCGCCTTTAGCCATATACTCCGCGGCTAAATCTATGGCTAAACCAGACCCCCCAGTAATTAACTTAAATTGGCTAACACTATGCGCAATGGTAGTTAAGTGCTGTGTATTTAAAGCATCGACAATAATGTATTCAGCTTTATTAGCTGCGGTTTCTAATGCTTTAGTTAGTTCAGTTTCGCCTTGTTCGACAATATCTACGTTTACGACTTGTGCTTGTCCTTGGCCTTGAGACTCTAATAAACGTTTCAATTGTGATTCTGTCATTGGGGTTAAGGGATGATCTTTCATCGGACTTTCACTTAACAGTTGTCCATTAACAAAAAGATAACCGTTGTAAACAGTTCTACCATTTACAGGTAATGCTGGACATACCACTGTACTCGAGACCTGTAAGGTATCCATTAACGCGTCAATCACAGGGCCAATATTCCCTTCAGCGGTTGAGTCAAATGTAGAGCAGTATTTAAAAAAGAATTTTTCACACCCTTGTTGAACTAAGTATTCTGCACATTTCACACTATCATTAACGGCTAAATTGACAGCACAGGTTCGTGACTTTAATGCTATGACTACTGCATCGTATGGAGATAAATCAATATTTAAGCTGCTATCTGGTAATCCATTAAGTTGTATTGTTTTTAATCCACTGGCGACCAAAAAACTGGCTAGATCAGTGGCACCAGTGTAATCATCTGCAATACAACCCAACCAAGGGTTTAAAACTAATTTATTTATCATTATTTACCTAATATTTGTCTAGCATTAGCAAATCTATTACTTTATATTAACATCAATTGGGGTTATTATATTACAATTAAACGAAAAATATAGAGAAACTTAGAGATAAATATGACAAAAACAAATTTTACAATCACAGTACTTCCAGGTGACGGCATTGGACATGAAATCACAGAAATCTGCTTAGACTTATTAAATGAAGTCGCTACAAAAGTAGGAAATATTGAACTAGATTTTCAAAGCTTTGCCGCTGGAGCCGCCCATTATAAAGAAACTGGCGTGTCTTTACCTGATGAAGCGATGCAACATGCCTTTAATAGTGATGCCACTTTATTAGCTTGTATGGGATTACCGAGCATTCGTTATCCAGATGGTCGAGAAATAGCGCCACAACTAGAGTTACGAGAAAAAATGGACTTGTTTGCCGGGGTCCGCCCAGTTAGAACCATGCCGGGTCTACCTCTACCTTTAACTTCAGAAGCCGCTAAAAATCTAGACTTTATATTAATTAGAGAAAGTACAGAAGGTTTATTCGCCAGTCGCGAAAACTTTAAGATCGAAGGCGAAGGGGAATCTGCAGCGGCCTATGATACGCAAAAAATCAGTTATCAAGGTTGTAAACGTGTGTTTGATTTTGCCTTTGAATTAGCGACACAACGAAAATCTCAGGGCTATCAAGGTAAAGTCACTTGTGTAGATAAAGCCAACGTTTTAGGTTCATTTTATTTCATGCGCCAAGTGTTTGATGAAACGGCTAAAAATCATACAAATATAAAAGCGGAACATATATATGTTGATGCAGCTGCATTACAACTTGTAGCAAAGCCTTGGCAGTTTGATGTATTAGTCACTGAAAACATGTTTGGTGATATTTTATCTGACTTAGGTGCTGGTTTAATGGGCGGCATGGGTATGGCTCCTTCAGCAGATATAGGCTTCGAAAAAGCAGTGTTCCAGCCATGTCACGGCACAGCGCCAGACATAATTGGTCAAGGTAAAGCGAATCCAACCGCTATGTTTCTTTCTGGCGCAATGATGTTAAATTGGTTAGGGCATAAACATGATAATAAACAATTGATAAAGGCAGCAGTTTTACTTAATAAAGCTGTGGAAAATGCCTATGCCAGTGAAGAACTTTTACCTTTCGAACTGGGTGGCACTTCTGGCACCAAAGTGATTAGCGATAAAGTGTTTTCTGAATTAGCCAAGTTATAAAATAGGAACCGATAATAATGAAAAAAGTGGCCTACCTGTTAAGTTTTATTCTATGTGTTGTCGCAATACAAGCCAATGCCAAAAGAGCTTATCCAATTCGACCCATTACTAATACTGTAGTCTGGTCTGCCGGTGGCGGTACAGATTCTATTAATCGTATGTTGATGGCTGAAATGGCTAAGGAATTAGATGTGCGAATCAATGTTGTTAATAAAACCGGTGGGGTGTCCGGCTCTATTGGCATGAGTTCGATACTGAGAAAAAGACCCGATGGTTACAATTTAGTCGGTCTTTCAAGTTCTAATGTAGTGGCGGCGGTGAACGGCGGATGGAAAGAAAAATTTGATGTGTGGTCACCTTTCATTGTCGGCAGTTCACCTGATGTTGTGTCTGTACCTTACGACTCACCATACAAGACCTTAGATGATTTAATTCAGGCTGCAAAGACAACCTCTGTAAATGCCTCTGCTGGTGGTATGGGTGGCATCCACCATATCTATTTATTAGAGTTGGAAAAAGCCACAGGGGTTAGTTTTAAATATATTCCTTATCCGGGCTCAGCTCCTGCACAAACTGCAGCGATAACTAAGGAAGTTGATTTTGTTATTACTTCTATGGCCGAACAAGCTCCCCTGTTAAGAGGAAAAAGGTTGCGGGCGCTAGCCATGTTACATCCAGATAATTACACATTAGAAGGTGTAGGTGAAATCACGACTGCTTTTACCTCCTACCCCGCTTTGGCTAAACGCTTACCGCTAAGCCAAGCAATTGGATTTGCAGTTAATAAAAAAGCGCCTAAAGAAGTATTATCCACCTTATCGACGGCATTTAACAAAGCTATGCAATCGAATAAAGTACAAGAGTGGGCTAAACAGAATCATTATCAACTATCGGGCATGTCTGGCCAGGAAGCTGAACAAGAGTTTGCTCGTTTGGAGTCAATTTTTACTTGGGCTCTAGATGATTTAGGCGCTAACAAAATATCGCCAACTCAGTTCAACATTTCTAAACCTAATTAAGAATGATAAACATGAGTGACAAGGATCCTAACAAAGCAAAAGACCGGCAATATGACTTTAAGTTTGTCATCGTTTTACTGCTTATATTGGCTTATATACTTAAAATTACTCTGTCGTTCCCTATGTCAGGTAGTTATGGTGGGGTCGATAACCAGTGGTACGTATCGCCTGCTTTATTCCCGTTAATTTTATTAAGTGCGTTATTTTTATGTTGTAGCGCCTTATTTTTTAGCGCTTTAAAAGGTAATGGGGCAAAAAACTTTTTTAGTTTGCCTCATTGGTTTGGTGATAAAAACAATCAACACACAAAAGATAGATGGCTGATTATTGCTTTATTGATT
The sequence above is a segment of the Paraglaciecola sp. L3A3 genome. Coding sequences within it:
- the uvrY gene encoding UvrY/SirA/GacA family response regulator transcription factor translates to MIKLLLVDDHELVRTGIRRILEDVDDFDVVGEATNGEDAVKFCRANAPDLVLMDMSMPGMGGIEATKQILRFSEDTRVIVLSVHKENPIPAKVMQIGAYGYLTKDSDPNEMIRAIYKVHSGQKYVSPDIAQQIAIGQLNLQSGNPFEALSDRELEITMMLTKGAKVPDIAVYLNISAKTVNTYRYRLFEKLNISTDVELTHLALRHKLIQSEML
- the otnC gene encoding 3-oxo-tetronate 4-phosphate decarboxylase, producing MFLDEHTAKQQIVAFAKSIFDRGLTSGASANMSVRIENAWVMTPTNTCFGFLNAEELSVVGLDGTLLKGLPPSKEFRLHKAMYDQRPNDRCIIHLHSTYATALSCISATDNSNVVPTFTPYLTMRLGPIAMVPYFAPGDDALAESVGKVAAKHAGIIMANHGPIVSAETVESCVYGMEELEESCKLALLLKNENANTLTAEQINFLLNKFKK
- the uvrC gene encoding excinuclease ABC subunit UvrC; its protein translation is MSTPEPFDYQSFLKHLTHQPGVYRMYNQKEEVIYVGKAKNLKKRVASYFRDKVDSAKTRTLVKQIVEMDVTVVHSETEAFILENNFIKKYKPRYNVLLRDDKGYPFIFLSAHTHPRLSNHRGPKKHKGEYFGPYPSAWAVRESLNTMQKLFPIRQCEDSYYRARTRPCLQHQLQRCSAPCVEGYISDEDYNQQVELARLFLKGKNKQVIDSLISKMEQASQTLKFEAAARYRDQISALNKVQEQQWVSGEQQEMDVFGFAYRNGIACIQGLFIRDNKLLGSKSFYPKVPSESTAEEVFQSFILQFYLAGNKLIPQQIVIPCAIEEQTSIEALLTAEAGRKIQFFKGVRDEKRKYLDLANTNADTALESRQNHQKSVFARYLELEKILQFETPIQRMECFDISHTSGQQTVASCVVFNREGPYKTDYRKFNIEGITPGDDYAAMAQALARRYRNVKEESKIPDILFIDGGKGQLTQAEEYFADWKHAKKPLLIGVAKGTSRKAGLETLILAGSRATIPMQSDNPALHLIQHIRDESHRFAITGHRQRRQKEKTTSKLQSIPGVGAKRRQSLLKYMGGLHGVLQASKNEIAKVPGISVELADTIYEHIHN
- a CDS encoding isocitrate/isopropylmalate dehydrogenase family protein, producing MTKTNFTITVLPGDGIGHEITEICLDLLNEVATKVGNIELDFQSFAAGAAHYKETGVSLPDEAMQHAFNSDATLLACMGLPSIRYPDGREIAPQLELREKMDLFAGVRPVRTMPGLPLPLTSEAAKNLDFILIRESTEGLFASRENFKIEGEGESAAAYDTQKISYQGCKRVFDFAFELATQRKSQGYQGKVTCVDKANVLGSFYFMRQVFDETAKNHTNIKAEHIYVDAAALQLVAKPWQFDVLVTENMFGDILSDLGAGLMGGMGMAPSADIGFEKAVFQPCHGTAPDIIGQGKANPTAMFLSGAMMLNWLGHKHDNKQLIKAAVLLNKAVENAYASEELLPFELGGTSGTKVISDKVFSELAKL
- a CDS encoding tripartite tricarboxylate transporter substrate binding protein encodes the protein MKKVAYLLSFILCVVAIQANAKRAYPIRPITNTVVWSAGGGTDSINRMLMAEMAKELDVRINVVNKTGGVSGSIGMSSILRKRPDGYNLVGLSSSNVVAAVNGGWKEKFDVWSPFIVGSSPDVVSVPYDSPYKTLDDLIQAAKTTSVNASAGGMGGIHHIYLLELEKATGVSFKYIPYPGSAPAQTAAITKEVDFVITSMAEQAPLLRGKRLRALAMLHPDNYTLEGVGEITTAFTSYPALAKRLPLSQAIGFAVNKKAPKEVLSTLSTAFNKAMQSNKVQEWAKQNHYQLSGMSGQEAEQEFARLESIFTWALDDLGANKISPTQFNISKPN
- the otnK gene encoding 3-oxo-tetronate kinase; protein product: MINKLVLNPWLGCIADDYTGATDLASFLVASGLKTIQLNGLPDSSLNIDLSPYDAVVIALKSRTCAVNLAVNDSVKCAEYLVQQGCEKFFFKYCSTFDSTAEGNIGPVIDALMDTLQVSSTVVCPALPVNGRTVYNGYLFVNGQLLSESPMKDHPLTPMTESQLKRLLESQGQGQAQVVNVDIVEQGETELTKALETAANKAEYIIVDALNTQHLTTIAHSVSQFKLITGGSGLAIDLAAEYMAKGGKLAQQQDAGPLSDKPVVIFSGSCSAMTQKQVATYKQQHPSLQLNPIDIYTGQQSIETVSQWMLDNLPASPIIYASADALSVQKVHAELGREAAAEMVEQFFCQLAIIAKQQNVKNIIVAGGETSGAVVKALDITVFEIGSSIVPSVPIVQTVEDNPIHLVLKSGNFGQTDFFQKAKGKLTCS
- the pgsA gene encoding CDP-diacylglycerol--glycerol-3-phosphate 3-phosphatidyltransferase → MWTIPNIITMVRVLLIPVFVVVYFLDWKWAHQAGAFIFWFAAITDWFDGYLARKLNQTTAFGAFLDPVADKLIVAAALLLITHSYASLWITIPAVLLMFREIYISALREWMGQQGKQDLVKVNFTGKAKTMAQMLALIGLLSELEYFMGVPIYWVSLGYGLLYFAAILSFWSMLEYTMAAWKDQKNS
- a CDS encoding putative quinol monooxygenase — translated: MYVVTVKFDVEPSQLTEFTELMLKQAEDSLTLEENCLQFDVCHAEDKASLIYLYEIYASKQDFTLHLVSEHFKSFANKVAPMVLNKEVECFATIKTACDPIL